A single genomic interval of Lathyrus oleraceus cultivar Zhongwan6 chromosome 7, CAAS_Psat_ZW6_1.0, whole genome shotgun sequence harbors:
- the LOC127101515 gene encoding uncharacterized protein LOC127101515 isoform X1, with translation MSFIIRMETKFQFFVLFSILTILQFQQVTPNEGGQNVAQDHPEKPGLSKLLMDTVSLLRKSKESSWEKIKTVIHDLQMQFSPPNLDFRGVGKGGVKEAVEKSFDKSIESVEETARSAAEFVGEAIHKRTEKVKENAGYDKDTKDEL, from the exons ATGAGTTTTATAATTAGAATGGAAACTAAGTTCCAATTTTTTGTTCTTTTCAGCATCTTAACAATTCTCCAGTTCCAACAAGTAACCCCTAATGAAGGTGGCCAAAATGTTGCACAAGATCATCCAGAAAAACCAGGCCTTAGCAAGTTACTGATGGACACAGTTTCTCTACTCAGAAAATCCAAAGAAAGTTCATGGGAGAAAATCAAAACCGTCATTCATGATCTTCAGATGCAGTTTTCACCACCAAATTTGGA TTTTAGGGGTGTGGGAAAGGGTGGTGTAAAAGAAGCAGTTGAGAAGAGTTTTGACAAAAGCATAGAATCAGTGGAAGAAACTGCTAGATCAGCAGCTGAATTTGTTGGAGAAGCAATTCATAAGAGAACAGAAAAGGTGAAAGAGAATGCTGGCTATGATAAGGATACTAAAGATGAACTTTGA
- the LOC127101515 gene encoding uncharacterized protein LOC127101515 isoform X2, producing the protein MDTVSLLRKSKESSWEKIKTVIHDLQMQFSPPNLDFRGVGKGGVKEAVEKSFDKSIESVEETARSAAEFVGEAIHKRTEKVKENAGYDKDTKDEL; encoded by the exons ATGGACACAGTTTCTCTACTCAGAAAATCCAAAGAAAGTTCATGGGAGAAAATCAAAACCGTCATTCATGATCTTCAGATGCAGTTTTCACCACCAAATTTGGA TTTTAGGGGTGTGGGAAAGGGTGGTGTAAAAGAAGCAGTTGAGAAGAGTTTTGACAAAAGCATAGAATCAGTGGAAGAAACTGCTAGATCAGCAGCTGAATTTGTTGGAGAAGCAATTCATAAGAGAACAGAAAAGGTGAAAGAGAATGCTGGCTATGATAAGGATACTAAAGATGAACTTTGA